Proteins from a single region of Actinomycetes bacterium:
- a CDS encoding thiolase family protein: MREAVIVEAVRTPVGRRRGGYSGLHAVDLGAAPLRALLDRTGVDPAQVDDVIMGCVSQVGEQAVNVARWAWLAAGLPEEVPATTVDRQCGSSQQAVHFAAQGVLAGGYDLVVAGGVEHMTRVPMGSTMAGPGVPFGPAVSDRYGGRLVPQGISAELINEKWGLTREEQDAYALRSHQRAAAAQDAGFFDPQLVAVEAPVPDGGRTWVRADEGVRRDTSLEKLAGLQPSFKPDGMVTAGNSSQISDGAAALLIAGRDTAESMGLRPRARFVSFALAGTDPVMMLTGPIPATERALARAGLTIGDLDVVEINEAFASVVLAWGREVDPDWSKVNPNGGAIALGHPLGASGARLMTDLLAELERRGGRYGLQVMCEGGGTANATIIERLGS; encoded by the coding sequence ATGCGTGAGGCCGTCATCGTCGAGGCGGTTCGGACGCCGGTCGGCCGGCGGAGAGGCGGCTACTCGGGGCTGCACGCCGTCGACCTGGGCGCCGCCCCGCTGCGGGCACTGCTCGACCGGACCGGGGTGGACCCGGCCCAAGTGGACGACGTGATCATGGGATGCGTCTCCCAGGTGGGCGAGCAGGCCGTCAACGTCGCCCGCTGGGCCTGGCTGGCCGCTGGCCTGCCCGAGGAGGTCCCGGCCACCACCGTCGACCGCCAGTGCGGCTCCTCCCAGCAGGCCGTCCACTTCGCCGCCCAGGGCGTCCTGGCCGGGGGCTACGACCTCGTGGTGGCCGGCGGGGTCGAGCACATGACCCGGGTGCCGATGGGCTCGACCATGGCCGGTCCGGGGGTGCCGTTCGGCCCGGCGGTGAGCGACCGCTACGGTGGCCGCCTCGTGCCCCAGGGCATCTCGGCCGAGCTGATCAACGAGAAGTGGGGCCTGACCCGGGAGGAGCAGGACGCGTATGCGCTCCGCTCCCACCAACGTGCCGCCGCCGCCCAGGATGCCGGCTTCTTCGACCCCCAGCTGGTCGCGGTCGAGGCGCCCGTCCCGGACGGCGGCCGGACCTGGGTCCGGGCCGACGAGGGGGTGCGCCGCGACACCTCGCTCGAGAAGCTGGCCGGGCTGCAGCCCTCGTTCAAGCCTGACGGCATGGTCACCGCGGGCAACTCGAGCCAGATCTCGGACGGCGCGGCCGCCCTGCTGATCGCCGGGCGCGACACCGCGGAGTCCATGGGACTGCGGCCGCGCGCCCGGTTCGTGAGCTTCGCCCTGGCCGGAACCGACCCGGTCATGATGCTCACCGGCCCGATCCCCGCGACCGAGCGGGCCCTGGCCCGGGCCGGCCTCACCATCGGCGACCTCGACGTGGTCGAGATCAACGAGGCGTTCGCCAGCGTGGTGCTCGCCTGGGGACGGGAGGTGGACCCCGACTGGTCGAAGGTGAACCCGAACGGCGGTGCGATCGCCCTCGGCCACCCGCTCGGCGCCTCCGGGGCCCGCCTCATGACCGACCTCCTCGCCGAGCTGGAGCGGCGCGGCGGCCGCTACGGGCTCCAGGTCATGTGCGAGGGCGGCGGCACGGCCAACGCCACCATCATCGAGCGCCTCGGCTCGTAG
- a CDS encoding Crp/Fnr family transcriptional regulator, whose translation MDLLAWYKYATRREQSNSAGLASHPPMDTQRIASALANVELFGSLEGGVVQDLADRVGANARQVKKGGAIFVQGEPANRMYLLLEGMIRLLVISDDGAVLELARHRPPAVFGEIAVLDGEARTASAEAIETSTVVTIPREELIWLLQSNADVLDALLRSLGRMVRRTTRQLTDLVFLDVEGRVARQLLLLADTPQQGSRLRTGRITQTELGEMVGGTRQTVNKALRSFKRRGFIRSAGLAFEIIDPEALRRRAHA comes from the coding sequence GTGGACCTGCTCGCCTGGTACAAATACGCTACCAGGAGGGAACAGTCGAACTCCGCAGGTCTGGCGAGTCACCCGCCCATGGATACGCAGCGCATCGCCTCTGCTCTCGCCAACGTCGAGCTCTTCGGCTCGCTGGAAGGCGGCGTGGTCCAGGATCTTGCCGATCGTGTCGGGGCAAACGCCCGCCAGGTCAAGAAGGGCGGGGCGATCTTCGTCCAGGGCGAGCCGGCAAACCGCATGTACCTGCTCCTCGAGGGCATGATCAGACTGCTCGTGATCTCCGACGACGGTGCTGTCCTCGAGCTGGCACGGCACCGGCCCCCCGCGGTCTTCGGTGAGATCGCCGTCCTCGACGGTGAAGCCCGGACCGCGTCCGCCGAGGCGATCGAGACGTCCACCGTCGTCACCATCCCCCGCGAGGAGCTGATCTGGCTCCTGCAGTCGAACGCGGACGTCCTCGACGCCCTGTTGCGCTCACTGGGCAGGATGGTTCGTCGCACGACGCGGCAACTCACCGACCTGGTGTTCCTCGACGTCGAGGGGCGGGTGGCAAGACAGCTCCTGCTGCTGGCCGACACCCCGCAGCAGGGGAGCAGGCTGCGCACCGGCCGCATCACGCAGACGGAGCTGGGTGAGATGGTGGGCGGGACCAGGCAGACGGTCAACAAGGCCCTGCGATCGTTCAAGAGACGCGGCTTCATCCGAAGCGCCGGTCTGGCATTCGAGATCATCGACCCCGAGGCGCTGCGGCGACGAGCCCATGCGTGA
- a CDS encoding Crp/Fnr family transcriptional regulator, with amino-acid sequence MDTRQVADLLARTGLFGVLDQVTREEIAESAIQYTLGKGQTVFVQDEMGDRLFVVAAGGVKLYLRSQQGEIVELVRHWPPAVFGELALLDGGPRSASAETVEPTVLVAIAREKLIHILRSDARAVDALLCSLGDIVRRTTRQMADLVFLDLQGRLARKLIELGSAEGDGGTGGRRVTQTELANMVGGVRQTVNLALRALQDRGYIRVNGGSVEILKLDGLRRRAGE; translated from the coding sequence ATGGACACTCGGCAGGTGGCCGACCTCCTGGCACGAACCGGCCTGTTCGGCGTGCTCGACCAGGTGACTCGCGAGGAGATCGCCGAAAGCGCCATACAGTACACGCTGGGCAAGGGCCAGACCGTCTTCGTGCAGGACGAGATGGGCGACCGTCTGTTCGTCGTCGCCGCGGGCGGGGTGAAGCTCTACCTGCGCTCGCAGCAGGGAGAGATCGTCGAGCTGGTCCGCCACTGGCCTCCCGCGGTGTTCGGGGAGCTGGCCCTCCTGGACGGCGGTCCACGCTCGGCTTCCGCGGAGACCGTCGAGCCGACCGTCCTGGTCGCGATCGCCCGGGAGAAGCTGATCCACATCCTCCGGTCGGACGCCAGGGCGGTGGACGCGCTGCTGTGCTCGCTCGGGGACATCGTGCGCCGCACGACACGGCAGATGGCCGATCTTGTGTTCCTCGACCTGCAGGGGCGGCTGGCGAGAAAGCTGATCGAGCTGGGCAGTGCCGAAGGCGACGGCGGCACCGGAGGCCGCCGCGTCACCCAGACCGAGCTCGCCAACATGGTGGGCGGGGTACGGCAGACCGTGAACCTGGCGCTGCGCGCCCTCCAGGACCGGGGCTACATCCGCGTGAACGGCGGGTCCGTCGAGATCCTGAAGCTCGACGGACTGCGCCGCCGGGCGGGTGAATGA
- a CDS encoding GDP-mannose 4,6-dehydratase — protein sequence MVQGNLALVTGATGFIGSHLTEALVRAGARVRAFVRSSSDRGLGNLDHIAGEVREAVELRFGDLRDLESLRRAVAGVDHVFHLGGLGSVPCSYLDPVAFVDVNVRGSAHVMQVCREVEVESLVLMSTSEVYGTAERQDVLIEESHPLQPRSPYAGSKVAAEQLASSFTASYGLPVTTVRSFNVYGPRQCERNVVPTIMGQAVDGETVRMGRLDSVRDYTYVVDVVDALLRLATQTRARGRTFNVGSGLGMRVTDLVALAGKLLDKELRVQTDPSRVRPQAIEGDCLVASADALRELTGWEQTVAIDEGLEKVLSWLARRPGGR from the coding sequence ATGGTCCAAGGCAACCTCGCACTGGTGACGGGTGCGACCGGCTTCATCGGGAGCCACCTCACGGAAGCCCTCGTCCGCGCGGGCGCCCGGGTGCGCGCGTTCGTCCGCTCCAGCTCCGACCGGGGCCTGGGGAACCTCGACCATATTGCTGGGGAGGTCCGAGAGGCCGTAGAGCTCAGGTTCGGGGATCTTCGCGACCTCGAGTCCTTGCGGAGGGCGGTCGCAGGCGTCGATCACGTCTTCCACCTCGGGGGCCTCGGGTCGGTTCCGTGCTCGTACCTGGACCCTGTCGCCTTCGTGGACGTCAACGTGAGGGGCAGCGCCCATGTCATGCAGGTCTGCCGGGAGGTAGAAGTCGAGAGCCTCGTGCTCATGTCCACGTCGGAGGTCTACGGCACCGCCGAACGCCAGGATGTCCTGATCGAGGAGTCCCATCCGCTGCAGCCACGGTCGCCGTACGCGGGCAGCAAGGTCGCGGCCGAGCAGCTCGCAAGCAGCTTCACGGCCTCCTACGGCCTGCCCGTCACCACGGTGCGCAGCTTCAACGTGTACGGCCCGAGGCAGTGCGAGCGCAACGTCGTGCCGACGATCATGGGCCAAGCCGTCGACGGCGAGACCGTCCGGATGGGCCGCCTGGACTCCGTCCGCGACTACACCTATGTGGTGGACGTGGTCGACGCGCTCCTGCGGCTCGCGACCCAGACCCGCGCACGTGGAAGGACGTTCAACGTCGGCTCGGGCCTGGGGATGCGGGTGACCGACCTCGTCGCGCTGGCCGGCAAGCTCCTCGACAAGGAGCTGCGGGTGCAGACCGACCCGTCGCGCGTGCGTCCGCAGGCGATCGAGGGCGACTGCCTGGTCGCCAGCGCCGACGCGCTCCGTGAGCTGACCGGGTGGGAACAGACGGTTGCGATCGACGAGGGCTTGGAGAAGGTGCTGAGCTGGCTCGCGCGCCGTCCCGGAGGACGATGA
- a CDS encoding trehalose-6-phosphate synthase: MSALVIASNRGPWRFTLQPDGRLSWRRGAGGLVSALTPALEGHACTWISAAITDGDRAAADGNGSPEGPAGSQLRMLTFEPTTYERYYHDVANRTLWFLQHHLLDTAGVAFDHRFRAAWASYREVNRAFAEACDEATNPGGEVHLEDYHLALAPAMLRERRPDVRILHLVCCPWAGPDDFGVLPDAVACELLAGMLGADLIGFLTHRWARSFLACCEAAGYEVDRQRDAVRAKDGHVAHVRPYPLGVDEQDLRRLIRQGAAVTGGPDDAPSRGVPDGGRLVVRVDRLEPSKNIVRGLDAFAAFLEQNPRFLGEVTHLVLVSLSREGMAEYRRYHCEVEQRAEMVNQRFGTAGWTPVRLVVLDDHPRALRAMAAADVLVVNPVWDGMNLVAKEAACVNERDAVLILSRNAGAADDLRAGALLVNPFDTAELADTLATALSLEADDRAERARQLREGAARMPPRQWLLAQRHDLARMQTEGSAWPRGKSPAGEKGGLTSQI; encoded by the coding sequence ATGAGCGCGCTCGTCATCGCCTCGAACCGCGGACCCTGGCGGTTCACGCTCCAGCCCGACGGGAGGCTCTCGTGGCGCCGCGGGGCGGGTGGCCTGGTCAGTGCGCTGACACCCGCGCTCGAAGGGCACGCCTGCACGTGGATCTCGGCTGCCATCACCGATGGCGACCGTGCGGCGGCGGACGGCAATGGCAGCCCGGAAGGCCCGGCCGGCTCCCAGCTGCGGATGCTGACCTTCGAGCCGACGACCTACGAGCGGTACTACCACGACGTGGCCAACCGGACGCTCTGGTTTCTCCAGCACCACCTGCTGGACACGGCCGGGGTCGCGTTCGACCATCGGTTCCGCGCGGCGTGGGCGTCCTACCGGGAGGTGAACAGGGCCTTTGCGGAGGCTTGCGACGAGGCGACCAATCCAGGCGGGGAGGTGCACCTCGAGGACTACCATCTGGCGCTCGCTCCCGCCATGCTGCGCGAGCGGCGCCCGGACGTGCGCATCCTGCATCTCGTGTGCTGCCCCTGGGCGGGCCCCGACGACTTCGGCGTCTTGCCCGACGCCGTCGCCTGCGAGCTGCTCGCAGGCATGCTCGGCGCCGATCTCATCGGGTTCCTCACCCACCGCTGGGCAAGGAGCTTCCTCGCCTGCTGCGAAGCCGCGGGATACGAGGTCGACCGGCAGCGGGACGCCGTACGCGCCAAGGACGGGCACGTGGCGCACGTCCGCCCCTACCCGCTCGGGGTCGACGAGCAAGACCTGCGGCGGCTGATCCGGCAGGGAGCAGCCGTCACGGGGGGGCCGGACGACGCGCCCAGTCGTGGAGTCCCTGACGGTGGGCGCCTCGTCGTCCGGGTCGACCGCTTGGAACCGAGCAAGAACATCGTGCGCGGGCTGGACGCGTTCGCGGCCTTCCTCGAGCAGAACCCGCGTTTCCTCGGTGAGGTCACCCACCTCGTCCTCGTCAGTCTCTCGCGCGAGGGCATGGCCGAGTACCGGCGTTACCACTGCGAGGTCGAGCAGCGGGCGGAGATGGTGAACCAGCGCTTCGGCACCGCCGGCTGGACGCCGGTGCGACTCGTCGTGCTGGACGATCATCCGCGGGCGCTGCGCGCGATGGCCGCGGCGGACGTGCTCGTGGTGAACCCCGTCTGGGACGGGATGAACCTGGTCGCCAAGGAGGCGGCGTGCGTGAACGAGCGGGACGCCGTGCTGATCCTGTCCCGGAACGCCGGCGCGGCGGACGACCTCCGAGCGGGGGCGCTCCTGGTCAACCCTTTCGACACCGCTGAGCTGGCGGACACGCTGGCCACCGCGCTCTCCCTGGAGGCGGACGACCGCGCGGAGCGCGCCCGGCAGCTCCGGGAGGGCGCGGCCAGGATGCCGCCGCGGCAGTGGTTGCTGGCCCAGCGCCACGACCTGGCACGAATGCAGACGGAGGGCTCCGCGTGGCCGCGCGGCAAGTCGCCGGCTGGCGAGAAGGGCGGCCTGACCTCCCAAATTTAG